In Flavobacterium cerinum, one genomic interval encodes:
- a CDS encoding alpha/beta hydrolase, protein MKLIHKISYFILTKSIGLYINLMGFLFPEKATKLAYRYFTEPRDGKLDSNKIPKILSEAHPEIVSFGQHQIQTYTWKGNDHRILLVHGWESNASRWERIINWLKKSGSTIIALDGPAQGLSSGTEFNIPEYARFVDAIMQRFNPKYIIGHSMGGATCIYYQYTYQNPLLEKMVILGAPSEFIIVLNNYKKTISLNKKVSRLLDQRIMERFNIDPYAFSGKHFASSLSLKGLIAHDEDDTVVSYNEGKQIAEAWKSAEFISTKGLGHSLHDDQLYQQIYHFLFEAD, encoded by the coding sequence ATGAAACTGATTCACAAAATATCCTACTTTATTTTAACCAAATCCATCGGGTTATACATCAACCTGATGGGATTCCTGTTCCCTGAAAAAGCCACTAAATTGGCCTACCGTTATTTTACAGAACCGCGTGACGGTAAACTGGATTCAAACAAAATCCCGAAAATCCTGAGTGAAGCGCATCCTGAAATCGTTTCATTTGGCCAACACCAGATCCAAACCTATACCTGGAAAGGAAATGATCATCGTATATTACTTGTTCACGGTTGGGAAAGCAATGCTTCCCGTTGGGAACGCATTATCAATTGGCTTAAAAAATCAGGCAGTACGATCATCGCATTAGACGGTCCGGCACAGGGATTATCCAGCGGAACCGAATTTAATATTCCCGAATACGCACGTTTTGTCGATGCTATCATGCAGCGATTTAATCCTAAATATATTATAGGACACTCTATGGGTGGTGCAACCTGTATCTATTATCAATACACCTATCAAAATCCATTATTAGAAAAAATGGTTATTTTAGGCGCTCCAAGTGAATTTATCATCGTCCTTAACAATTACAAAAAGACAATAAGTCTAAATAAAAAGGTATCCCGTCTTTTGGACCAGCGAATTATGGAACGTTTTAATATTGATCCTTATGCTTTTTCCGGAAAACATTTTGCATCGAGTCTTAGTTTGAAAGGACTTATTGCTCATGACGAAGATGATACTGTTGTTTCCTATAATGAAGGAAAACAAATTGCTGAAGCCTGGAAATCGGCCGAATTTATTTCAACTAAAGGATTAGGACACAGTCTTCATGATGATCAACTATATCAACAGATCTATCATTTTCTTTTTGAAGCCGATTAA
- the ffh gene encoding signal recognition particle protein, giving the protein MFDNLSDKLDKAFHILKGHGKITEVNVADTLKEVRRALLDADVNFKIAKDFTTRVKEKAIGEDVLTTLQPGQLMVKIVKDELTELMGGDVAGVNLSGNPSVILMSGLQGSGKTTFSGKLANFLQTKKNKKPLLVACDIYRPAAINQLHVVGEQIGVEVYSEPENKNPVEIALNAIKHAKANGFNVVIVDTAGRLAVDEEMMTEIANVHKAIQPQETLFVVDSMTGQDAVNTAKAFNDRLNFDGVILTKLDGDTRGGAAISIKSVVDKPIKFIGTGEKMEAIDVFYPSRMADRILGMGDVVSLVERAQEQYDEEEARKLQKKIAKNEFGFDDFLTQIQQVKKMGNMKDLVGMIPGAGKALKDVEIEDDAFKHIEAIIHSMTPDERKKPAILDAKRKARVAKGSGTNIQQVNQLLKQFDQMSKMMKMMQGAGGKNLMRMMGGMKGMR; this is encoded by the coding sequence ATGTTTGATAATTTAAGTGATAAACTCGATAAAGCCTTTCATATATTAAAAGGTCATGGAAAAATTACTGAAGTAAACGTTGCTGATACCTTAAAGGAAGTGCGCAGAGCTTTACTGGACGCCGACGTTAACTTTAAAATTGCCAAAGATTTTACCACACGAGTAAAGGAAAAAGCTATCGGTGAAGACGTATTAACGACTTTACAACCGGGACAATTGATGGTGAAAATCGTTAAAGACGAATTAACCGAATTAATGGGAGGTGATGTTGCCGGAGTTAATTTGTCGGGAAATCCGTCTGTGATTTTGATGTCCGGTTTACAAGGATCCGGTAAAACAACTTTCTCCGGAAAGCTGGCTAATTTCCTTCAAACAAAAAAGAACAAAAAACCATTATTGGTTGCCTGTGATATTTATCGTCCAGCTGCGATTAATCAGTTACATGTAGTTGGAGAACAAATCGGAGTTGAAGTATACTCGGAACCGGAAAATAAAAATCCGGTTGAAATTGCATTAAACGCAATTAAACATGCTAAAGCTAACGGTTTTAATGTTGTAATTGTCGATACAGCCGGACGTTTGGCAGTTGACGAAGAGATGATGACGGAAATCGCTAATGTACACAAAGCGATTCAACCTCAGGAAACACTTTTCGTAGTCGACTCAATGACAGGTCAGGATGCTGTAAATACAGCTAAAGCATTTAATGATCGTCTTAATTTTGACGGGGTAATCCTGACAAAATTAGATGGTGATACTCGTGGTGGAGCAGCTATTTCTATTAAATCCGTGGTAGATAAACCTATTAAGTTTATCGGTACCGGAGAGAAAATGGAAGCTATTGATGTATTCTATCCTTCGCGTATGGCTGATCGTATCCTGGGAATGGGAGACGTGGTGTCGTTGGTAGAAAGAGCTCAGGAACAATATGATGAAGAAGAAGCGAGAAAATTACAAAAGAAAATCGCTAAGAATGAATTCGGTTTTGATGACTTTCTGACGCAAATTCAGCAAGTGAAGAAAATGGGTAACATGAAAGACCTTGTCGGAATGATACCGGGAGCCGGAAAAGCATTGAAAGATGTGGAAATTGAAGATGATGCTTTTAAGCATATCGAAGCGATTATTCATTCGATGACACCGGACGAAAGAAAAAAACCGGCTATTCTGGATGCAAAACGTAAAGCAAGAGTAGCAAAAGGTTCCGGTACGAATATCCAACAGGTGAACCAATTGTTGAAACAATTCGATCAGATGAGTAAAATGATGAAGATGATGCAGGGCGCAGGAGGGAAAAACCTGATGCGAATGATGGGAGGAATGAAAGGAATGAGATAA
- a CDS encoding zinc ribbon domain-containing protein translates to MTNIKELSVEDKLRALYDLQLIDSRIDEIRNVRGELPLEVEDLEDEVAGLSTRLEKLKADLETIEEQIKEKKNAIEGHKEAIKKYTEQQKNVRNNREFNSLSKEIEFQELEIQLAEKHIREMKASIEHKKEVVSQTKEKLDARQSHLKHKKAELDDIMSETEKEENFLLEKSAEFQDLIEERLLNAYKRIRTSVRNGLAVVSIERGASAGSFFTIPPQTQMEIASRKKIITDEHSGRILVDSALADEEKEKMQQLFSKI, encoded by the coding sequence ATGACAAACATCAAAGAACTAAGTGTAGAAGATAAGTTACGAGCACTTTATGACTTACAGTTAATCGATTCACGCATTGATGAAATTAGAAATGTAAGAGGTGAATTACCTCTTGAAGTGGAAGATTTAGAAGATGAAGTAGCTGGATTAAGCACTCGTTTAGAGAAACTGAAAGCTGATTTAGAGACAATCGAAGAGCAAATCAAAGAAAAAAAGAATGCTATCGAAGGCCACAAAGAAGCAATTAAGAAATATACCGAACAACAAAAGAATGTTCGTAACAACAGAGAATTCAACTCTTTATCTAAAGAAATCGAATTCCAGGAATTAGAAATTCAATTAGCGGAAAAACACATCCGTGAAATGAAAGCCTCTATTGAACACAAAAAAGAAGTTGTGTCGCAAACGAAAGAGAAGCTAGATGCCAGACAGTCGCATTTAAAACACAAAAAAGCAGAGTTGGATGATATCATGTCTGAAACTGAAAAAGAAGAAAACTTCTTATTAGAAAAATCAGCTGAATTCCAGGATCTAATTGAAGAGCGTTTATTAAATGCTTACAAAAGAATCCGTACAAGTGTTCGTAATGGTTTAGCTGTTGTTTCTATTGAAAGAGGTGCTTCTGCAGGATCATTCTTCACGATTCCGCCACAAACGCAAATGGAAATTGCTTCCCGTAAAAAAATCATTACGGATGAGCATAGCGGAAGAATTCTTGTTGACAGTGCATTAGCAGATGAAGAAAAAGAAAAAATGCAACAATTATTTTCTAAAATATAA
- a CDS encoding GNAT family N-acetyltransferase, producing the protein MIITQVTSPQQLEIIRSLAYTIWPDTYGAILSEQQLNYMLDKIYAIPSLQEQQQNGQHFVLVEEDGVYYGFASYQINYKEGKTKLHKIYVLPQTQGKGIGKLLLGYIEQVVVENKNQSLLLNVNRFNKAIDFYTRQGFEVVGEENIDIGEGYLMEDYIMEKKIK; encoded by the coding sequence ATGATAATTACACAGGTAACATCACCGCAACAACTGGAAATTATACGGTCTTTAGCTTATACGATTTGGCCGGATACATACGGAGCTATTTTATCGGAACAGCAATTGAATTATATGTTGGATAAAATATATGCAATTCCATCGTTGCAAGAACAGCAACAAAATGGTCAGCATTTTGTATTAGTTGAAGAGGATGGTGTATATTATGGTTTTGCTTCCTATCAAATTAATTATAAAGAAGGAAAAACCAAGTTACATAAAATATATGTTTTGCCGCAAACGCAAGGTAAAGGAATAGGGAAGCTATTGCTTGGATATATAGAGCAAGTGGTAGTGGAAAATAAAAACCAATCGTTATTGTTAAATGTAAATCGTTTTAATAAGGCTATTGATTTTTATACTAGACAAGGTTTTGAAGTTGTAGGTGAAGAAAATATTGATATAGGTGAAGGTTACCTGATGGAAGATTATATAATGGAGAAAAAAATAAAATGA
- the rluF gene encoding 23S rRNA pseudouridine(2604) synthase RluF: MEENLKRLNKFLSETGFCSRREADRLIEEGRVTLNGIVPEMGTKVTPDDEVRVDGKLVREKTTKSVYLAFNKPVGIECTTNPDVRNNIVDYINYPKRIFPIGRLDKASEGLIFMTDDGDIVNKILRARNNHEKEYIVTVNKPITDRFIERMGNGVPILDTVTKKCKVEQVSKFIFKIILTQGLNRQIRRMCEYLGYEVTALKRIRIINISLDVPVGRYRELTDNEIKTLNQLIAPSSKTEEASLPKVETTPKKAFNPKNNNNRNNHFRNKK, from the coding sequence ATGGAAGAAAATTTAAAAAGACTCAACAAATTTTTGTCTGAAACCGGATTTTGCTCCCGGAGAGAAGCCGACAGGCTAATTGAAGAAGGAAGAGTTACCCTTAACGGAATAGTTCCGGAAATGGGCACTAAAGTCACTCCTGATGACGAAGTAAGAGTCGACGGTAAATTAGTACGGGAAAAAACTACAAAATCCGTTTATCTGGCTTTTAACAAACCGGTAGGTATTGAATGTACCACCAATCCCGACGTTCGTAACAATATCGTAGACTATATCAATTACCCCAAACGTATTTTTCCTATAGGCCGACTGGATAAAGCCAGTGAAGGTCTTATTTTTATGACTGACGACGGTGACATCGTAAACAAAATATTACGAGCCCGTAACAATCACGAAAAAGAATATATTGTAACGGTTAACAAACCTATTACGGATCGTTTTATAGAACGAATGGGTAATGGAGTCCCTATTTTAGACACCGTAACCAAAAAGTGCAAAGTAGAACAAGTCAGCAAGTTTATTTTTAAGATCATTCTTACTCAGGGATTAAACCGGCAAATTCGAAGAATGTGCGAATATCTGGGTTATGAAGTAACTGCTTTAAAACGTATTCGTATCATTAACATATCTCTTGATGTACCTGTGGGACGATACAGAGAATTGACAGATAACGAAATAAAGACGTTAAACCAACTTATTGCACCATCAAGTAAAACGGAAGAAGCTAGCTTACCAAAAGTGGAAACTACACCTAAAAAAGCCTTTAATCCGAAAAACAATAACAACCGAAATAATCATTTTAGAAATAAAAAGTAA
- a CDS encoding NAD(P)/FAD-dependent oxidoreductase, with protein sequence MKIVIIGGGFAGINLAKSLANNKDFQVVLVDKNNYNFFPPLIYQVATAFLEPSSISYPFRKLFSGKKNITFRLAELIRVDAPNNKVILSNGELEYDQLVFATGAESNYFGMENVRKNAIPMKTLNDAVEMRNRLLQQMEKAAICEDPRRRRQLLTIVVAGGGPTGVELSGMFAEMRNGIMRKEYPELANTLSDIYLVDGGSAVLAPMSVNSQQNTYKALTKLGVKVRLNSQVKDYSDGTVYFADGKTIKTEILIWAAGVSAKLFDGIPEEVYGRGRRMQVDEHNKIKGFTNIYAVGDTCLQVTDPKFPNGHPQLAQVAIQQARHLAQNFKAMVANKPLTPFSYNDKGSMAIIGKNKAVVDLEKPKVHFNGFFAWLVWLFIHLMSLVTYRNRLQTLYNWTVAYFSKDQPLRMIIRPGKNDDTSS encoded by the coding sequence ATGAAAATAGTCATAATAGGAGGTGGTTTTGCCGGTATCAATCTGGCCAAATCTTTAGCCAACAATAAAGATTTTCAAGTTGTACTGGTTGACAAAAACAATTATAACTTTTTCCCTCCCCTGATATATCAGGTAGCTACAGCCTTTCTGGAACCTTCCAGTATTAGCTATCCTTTCCGAAAATTATTTTCCGGTAAAAAGAATATTACATTCCGACTAGCCGAACTAATTCGGGTAGACGCCCCAAATAATAAAGTGATTCTCTCAAACGGAGAACTGGAATACGATCAACTGGTATTTGCAACCGGAGCCGAGAGTAACTATTTCGGTATGGAAAATGTACGTAAGAATGCTATTCCGATGAAAACGTTGAATGATGCTGTTGAAATGCGTAATCGTTTGTTGCAACAAATGGAAAAGGCCGCGATTTGTGAAGATCCGCGTAGAAGACGTCAGTTATTAACCATCGTTGTGGCTGGCGGCGGACCAACCGGAGTGGAATTATCCGGTATGTTTGCCGAAATGCGTAACGGTATCATGCGAAAAGAATATCCGGAACTGGCGAATACTTTAAGTGACATTTATTTGGTTGACGGCGGATCGGCAGTACTAGCTCCGATGAGTGTTAATTCCCAGCAAAACACCTATAAAGCCTTAACAAAACTGGGGGTTAAAGTACGCCTTAATTCACAGGTTAAAGATTACTCAGACGGTACGGTTTATTTTGCCGACGGAAAAACCATTAAAACGGAAATATTAATCTGGGCAGCGGGTGTGAGTGCTAAACTATTTGACGGAATTCCGGAAGAAGTTTACGGGCGCGGAAGACGAATGCAGGTGGATGAGCACAACAAGATCAAAGGATTCACGAATATATATGCTGTTGGCGATACCTGCTTACAAGTTACCGATCCTAAGTTTCCAAACGGACATCCGCAATTGGCACAGGTAGCCATACAACAGGCACGTCATCTGGCACAAAACTTTAAAGCTATGGTTGCGAACAAACCGTTAACTCCTTTTAGTTATAATGACAAAGGTTCCATGGCGATCATCGGCAAAAATAAAGCTGTCGTAGATCTTGAAAAACCAAAAGTTCATTTTAACGGATTCTTTGCCTGGTTAGTCTGGTTGTTTATTCACCTGATGTCGTTAGTTACCTATCGAAACCGATTGCAAACACTTTACAACTGGACGGTCGCCTACTTTTCAAAAGATCAGCCATTGCGAATGATCATTCGACCGGGAAAAAACGATGACACTTCATCATAA
- a CDS encoding rhomboid family intramembrane serine protease: MKEKLRFIFIPYLFVLFGLLIGYTLLNWLLFIKWNLLSLDEIIPNFFIPAVLAGLVTWLFLLPRLKILDINPQRLDGKTLSFIITLVVLSVPLIIAQKYLTSASGKLTSLTSPKEIDQFEASKYYTFKDYYVDKNLIGVNTTYGISGKNNTNFDMKIYAALPIFESQEDATKGIPHIWLGIQYAKTISNRLDPSEKEYAARKFLKESEEDFLQKDVSVFQYLERLGNSDDKENYITAITNRFAYDTDQTILIGINEPFEAHNGNKLYWLIGSIIVGSLVFLLLIRIPKAHPDQMNRIKSGQRDKSAQEDIAAIIAFLKPSDNYYITPILINLNIVVFILMFLSGSGFMVFKTNDLIKWGANNATLVADGEWWRLITSMFVHGGGIIHLVANISGLWLAGMLLEPLVGRIKLITVYMITGIIASLASILWYDDVVSSGASGAIFGIYGYLLALLLMKRFAVEVNKSFLILVLPYIGFNLLAGFAHFGTDNAGHIGGLISGLGIGFILALFQEKED; encoded by the coding sequence ATGAAAGAAAAATTACGATTTATTTTTATCCCTTATTTATTTGTTCTCTTTGGCTTATTAATCGGTTACACTTTGCTAAACTGGTTACTTTTTATCAAATGGAACCTTCTTTCATTAGACGAAATTATTCCGAACTTTTTTATTCCTGCTGTATTGGCCGGATTAGTAACCTGGTTGTTTCTTCTGCCGCGCTTAAAAATACTGGACATCAATCCGCAACGACTAGACGGTAAAACCTTAAGCTTTATTATAACGCTTGTTGTCCTTTCCGTTCCGCTTATCATCGCTCAAAAATACCTTACCAGTGCTTCCGGCAAATTAACATCCCTTACCAGTCCGAAAGAAATCGATCAATTTGAGGCGTCCAAATACTACACCTTTAAGGATTATTATGTAGATAAAAACCTGATCGGAGTTAATACAACCTACGGCATCTCCGGTAAAAACAATACCAATTTTGACATGAAAATATATGCAGCACTGCCTATATTCGAAAGTCAGGAGGATGCAACCAAAGGAATTCCTCATATATGGCTTGGTATTCAATATGCAAAAACGATTAGCAACCGACTGGATCCAAGTGAAAAGGAATATGCTGCCCGTAAATTTTTAAAAGAAAGTGAAGAAGATTTTTTACAAAAAGATGTTTCCGTTTTTCAATATCTGGAAAGGCTTGGTAATTCTGATGACAAAGAAAATTATATCACAGCCATAACAAATCGTTTTGCATATGATACTGATCAAACCATTTTAATCGGTATTAATGAGCCATTTGAAGCACATAACGGAAACAAGTTATATTGGTTGATCGGTTCCATAATCGTCGGATCATTAGTATTTTTACTATTAATCCGGATTCCGAAAGCACATCCGGATCAAATGAATCGGATCAAATCCGGACAACGCGACAAATCCGCACAAGAAGACATCGCTGCTATCATTGCTTTTTTAAAACCTTCCGACAATTACTATATAACCCCAATTCTGATCAATCTTAATATCGTTGTTTTCATACTAATGTTTTTAAGCGGATCCGGCTTTATGGTCTTTAAGACTAATGATCTGATAAAATGGGGCGCAAACAATGCTACATTAGTTGCTGACGGCGAATGGTGGCGGTTAATTACCAGCATGTTTGTACATGGCGGTGGTATCATACATTTAGTAGCCAATATTTCCGGATTATGGTTAGCCGGTATGCTATTGGAACCTCTTGTAGGGCGTATAAAATTGATTACCGTTTATATGATTACCGGTATCATCGCCAGCCTTGCCAGTATTTTATGGTATGACGATGTCGTATCTTCCGGTGCATCCGGTGCGATATTCGGTATATACGGTTATTTATTGGCACTTCTTCTTATGAAACGTTTTGCAGTAGAAGTCAACAAAAGTTTTTTAATACTCGTACTTCCTTATATCGGATTTAACCTGTTAGCCG
- a CDS encoding bifunctional 5,10-methylenetetrahydrofolate dehydrogenase/5,10-methenyltetrahydrofolate cyclohydrolase, protein MQLLDGKKISEEIKNEIAAEVQKMKENGEKVPHLAAVIVGNDGASLTYVGSKVKACERVGFESTLVKMPSTTSETELLKKIKELNEDDDIDGFIVQLPLPDQIDTQKVLMAIDPSKDVDGFHPENFGKMALDMSTFIPATPFGILELLERYNVETKGKHTVVIGRSHIVGRPMSILMGRKGFPGNSTVTLTHSHTKNITQITSQADIIITALGVPNYLKAEMVKDDVVIIDVGITRVADERSEKGYVITGDVDFENVSKKASFITPVPGGVGPMTIAMLMKNTLLAREQKRLKAE, encoded by the coding sequence ATGCAACTACTAGACGGAAAAAAGATTTCGGAGGAAATCAAAAATGAAATTGCTGCCGAAGTGCAGAAAATGAAAGAAAACGGAGAAAAAGTGCCGCACTTGGCCGCGGTTATCGTTGGAAATGACGGAGCCAGTCTTACTTATGTAGGAAGTAAAGTGAAAGCTTGCGAGCGAGTAGGTTTTGAATCGACATTGGTTAAAATGCCGAGTACAACATCGGAAACGGAATTGTTGAAGAAAATTAAGGAATTAAACGAGGACGATGATATCGATGGATTTATTGTACAGTTACCGTTGCCGGATCAGATTGATACGCAGAAAGTACTGATGGCAATTGACCCGAGTAAAGATGTTGATGGTTTTCACCCTGAGAATTTCGGAAAAATGGCTTTGGATATGTCAACTTTTATTCCGGCAACACCTTTTGGAATCCTGGAATTGTTGGAGCGTTATAATGTAGAAACGAAAGGGAAGCATACGGTGGTAATCGGAAGAAGTCATATTGTAGGACGTCCGATGAGTATTTTGATGGGAAGAAAAGGATTTCCGGGGAATTCAACCGTTACCTTAACACATAGTCATACTAAAAATATAACACAGATTACCAGTCAGGCGGATATCATCATTACAGCTTTAGGAGTACCGAATTACCTGAAAGCGGAAATGGTTAAAGATGATGTCGTAATTATAGATGTGGGAATTACGCGTGTTGCTGATGAAAGATCAGAAAAAGGATATGTGATCACGGGCGATGTTGATTTTGAAAATGTAAGTAAAAAAGCTTCGTTTATCACGCCGGTTCCGGGTGGTGTTGGTCCGATGACTATTGCAATGTTGATGAAAAATACATTATTGGCAAGAGAGCAAAAAAGATTAAAAGCAGAATAA
- a CDS encoding Nif3-like dinuclear metal center hexameric protein encodes MKIKAILDLLEEMAPLAYAEDFDNVGLLVGDADADATGVLVCHDALENVIEEAISRQCNLVVCFHPILFSGIKKITGKNYVERAILKAIKNDIAIYAVHTALDNHQQGVNKIFCDALGLLNTKVLVPKQNFIQKLVTYTIPENAAKLRNALFEAGAGKIGNYEDCSFNSQGIGTYMGNENSNPEIGARFEFVEAPEIKIEITFEKHLQGKILKALFQNHVYEEVAYEIYQLQNNHQNIGLGMIGEFETALTETEFLQLVKKNMQTGGIRHSAFIGKNIKKVAVLGGSGSFAIRNAITAGADAFLTADLKYHKFYEAENKLLLADIGHFESERYTKNYIVDYLTKKIPNFAIILSEENTNPVKYF; translated from the coding sequence ATGAAAATAAAAGCAATACTCGACCTGCTGGAAGAAATGGCTCCGTTGGCTTATGCCGAAGATTTTGATAATGTAGGCTTATTGGTTGGCGATGCCGATGCTGATGCAACCGGTGTACTCGTTTGCCATGATGCACTTGAAAATGTAATCGAAGAAGCGATTAGCCGACAATGTAATCTTGTGGTTTGCTTCCATCCGATTCTTTTTTCCGGTATAAAGAAAATTACCGGCAAAAATTATGTAGAACGGGCCATTCTAAAAGCGATTAAAAATGATATCGCTATTTATGCCGTTCATACGGCACTGGACAATCATCAACAGGGCGTAAATAAAATATTTTGTGATGCACTTGGTCTCCTTAATACTAAGGTATTGGTACCGAAACAAAATTTCATTCAAAAATTAGTCACCTATACCATTCCTGAAAATGCAGCAAAACTACGCAATGCGCTTTTCGAAGCCGGAGCCGGAAAAATAGGCAATTATGAAGATTGTAGTTTTAACTCACAAGGTATCGGTACCTATATGGGGAATGAAAACAGTAATCCTGAAATAGGAGCGCGTTTTGAGTTTGTTGAAGCACCGGAAATTAAAATCGAAATCACTTTCGAAAAACATTTACAAGGTAAAATTCTAAAAGCGCTGTTTCAAAATCATGTTTATGAAGAAGTAGCTTATGAAATTTACCAACTGCAAAATAACCATCAGAATATCGGTTTGGGAATGATCGGTGAATTTGAAACCGCGTTAACGGAAACCGAATTTCTTCAACTGGTCAAAAAGAATATGCAAACCGGAGGAATCCGTCACAGCGCTTTTATCGGTAAAAATATAAAGAAAGTGGCCGTTCTGGGTGGTTCGGGAAGTTTTGCAATTCGCAATGCTATAACAGCCGGAGCCGATGCATTTCTTACTGCGGATTTGAAATATCACAAGTTTTATGAAGCCGAAAACAAACTACTTTTGGCCGATATTGGTCATTTTGAAAGTGAAAGGTACACAAAAAACTATATAGTTGATTATCTTACGAAAAAAATCCCTAATTTTGCAATCATTTTATCGGAAGAAAATACAAATCCAGTTAAGTACTTTTAA
- the lpxK gene encoding tetraacyldisaccharide 4'-kinase, which yields MNFLRKILFPFSILYGCITGVRNFLYDNGILKSQSFTIPVIAVGNLSVGGTGKTPQIEYLIRLLSGNYKVATLSRGYKRKSEGFVLADKTANAAILGDEPYQFYRKFPDVSVAVDANRCNGITQLLTLSEKPEVILLDDAYQHRKVKAGFYILLTAYDDLYIDDLILPAGNLRESRKGVERAAIIVVTKCPETLTQTQQNQIRTRLKLKPEQQLFFTYIKYDAKVFSEKESLSVDNLDRNAFALVAGIAKPQPFFEYLSGKADQCMTFPDHHEFTDKDIAMIREKAGAKKIITTEKDYVRLQGKLPSEQLFYLPIVSAFLNNENDFDKTILDYVGASTRNS from the coding sequence ATGAATTTTCTGCGAAAAATACTTTTTCCTTTTTCAATTCTTTACGGATGTATCACCGGGGTTCGCAACTTTTTGTATGACAACGGAATACTGAAATCCCAATCTTTTACGATACCGGTTATTGCTGTTGGGAATCTGAGTGTAGGAGGAACCGGAAAGACACCTCAAATCGAATACCTGATCCGATTGTTGTCGGGTAATTATAAAGTGGCTACTTTAAGCAGAGGGTATAAGAGAAAATCGGAAGGTTTTGTTTTGGCCGATAAAACTGCCAATGCTGCCATTTTAGGAGATGAACCCTATCAGTTTTATAGAAAATTCCCGGATGTCTCCGTTGCTGTCGATGCCAATCGTTGTAATGGAATAACGCAATTATTGACGTTGTCTGAAAAGCCGGAAGTGATTTTATTAGATGACGCTTATCAGCATAGAAAGGTAAAAGCCGGATTTTATATTTTACTGACGGCTTATGACGATCTATATATCGATGATTTAATTTTGCCGGCCGGAAACCTTAGAGAGAGTCGGAAAGGTGTTGAACGTGCTGCTATTATTGTCGTTACAAAATGTCCGGAAACGCTCACACAAACTCAGCAAAATCAGATTCGTACCCGATTAAAATTAAAACCGGAGCAACAGTTATTCTTTACTTATATTAAATATGATGCGAAGGTGTTTTCGGAAAAGGAAAGCCTGTCGGTGGACAATCTGGATCGAAATGCATTTGCGTTGGTCGCTGGGATTGCAAAACCTCAGCCTTTTTTTGAGTATCTTAGCGGGAAAGCAGATCAATGTATGACTTTTCCGGATCATCATGAATTTACGGATAAGGATATTGCAATGATACGGGAAAAGGCTGGTGCTAAAAAAATCATTACAACCGAAAAAGATTATGTACGACTACAGGGAAAATTGCCTTCTGAGCAATTGTTTTACCTACCGATTGTCAGTGCATTTTTAAATAATGAAAACGATTTTGATAAAACTATTTTAGATTATGTGGGAGCAAGTACAAGAAACAGTTAG